Proteins co-encoded in one Burkholderia ambifaria AMMD genomic window:
- a CDS encoding DUF2514 family protein, whose protein sequence is MTWIDPRIWLLVVAGVIAGAACGYSKGHRDADQSAKVADQAKQINDLTTERREIRRQLAAQQEIATDAAKERDQARREAAAADGAADGLRKQVAALVADVRRAGASAGSPATGDALDLLADVLGRTDEAAGELAKIADERGIAGRQCERSYDALIGDMQFNQPR, encoded by the coding sequence GATCGACCCGCGCATCTGGCTGCTCGTTGTTGCCGGCGTTATTGCAGGTGCGGCGTGCGGGTATTCCAAGGGACATCGTGATGCCGACCAATCCGCGAAAGTCGCGGATCAGGCGAAGCAGATAAATGATCTGACGACAGAGCGTCGTGAAATTCGCCGCCAACTGGCGGCTCAACAGGAGATCGCAACCGATGCTGCGAAAGAACGTGATCAGGCACGCCGCGAAGCTGCTGCTGCCGATGGCGCTGCTGACGGCCTGCGCAAGCAAGTCGCCGCACTCGTCGCCGACGTCCGACGTGCCGGCGCTTCGGCCGGAAGCCCGGCAACCGGCGACGCCCTCGATCTGCTCGCCGACGTGCTCGGCCGGACTGACGAAGCTGCGGGAGAGTTGGCAAAGATCGCTGACGAGCGCGGTATTGCCGGCCGGCAGTGCGAGCGCAGCTACGACGCGTTGATCGGCGACATGCAATTCAATCAGCCGCGATAA